A genomic window from Candidatus Acididesulfobacter guangdongensis includes:
- the thiE gene encoding thiamine phosphate synthase: MSFLKVNTFNKQFILNIITPEYTGSAEDVADEIINLGSIAVKSETFLFQLRNKNINGKDLYCIAVKLIKFFSLCGCKENKPLVIINDRADIAALSGADGVHVGDDDLPLTYIKKIYPQLIAGVSVKNPDEAKKAETEGADYVGAGSVFNTSSKSDAGKAIGVDMLAEICRSVKIPVIAIGGINLDNVETIINTGIKGVAVISAVAGAEDPLDAARKFNNIRQYKIR; this comes from the coding sequence ATGTCATTTTTAAAAGTGAATACTTTTAATAAACAATTCATATTGAACATTATAACCCCTGAATATACCGGCAGCGCTGAAGATGTCGCCGATGAAATTATTAATCTGGGCAGTATTGCCGTTAAGAGCGAAACTTTTCTGTTTCAGCTCAGAAATAAAAATATAAACGGTAAAGATTTGTATTGTATTGCGGTTAAATTGATAAAATTTTTTAGTTTATGCGGCTGCAAGGAAAACAAACCCCTCGTAATTATTAATGACCGTGCTGATATAGCAGCTCTTTCAGGAGCTGATGGCGTCCACGTCGGAGACGACGATTTGCCGCTGACCTATATTAAGAAAATATATCCTCAATTAATTGCAGGCGTCAGCGTTAAAAATCCTGACGAAGCCAAAAAAGCAGAAACTGAAGGTGCGGACTATGTCGGCGCAGGTTCTGTTTTTAATACATCGTCAAAATCGGATGCCGGTAAAGCGATAGGCGTTGACATGTTAGCAGAAATATGCCGTTCCGTAAAAATACCGGTTATAGCCATCGGCGGGATAAACTTAGACAACGTAGAAACAATAATAAACACCGGTATTAAAGGCGTTGCGGTTATAAGCGCCGTTGCCGGAGCCGAAGACCCGCTGGATGCGGCTAGAAAGTTTAATAATATAAGACAATATAAGATAAGATAA
- a CDS encoding cobyric acid synthase, with the protein MSAKYFMIQGTSSSAGKSSITAGFLRYFANKGLNCSPFKPQNMSLNSYVTDDGFEIARSQSMQAEAAGIKPTKFMNPILIKPSENNLMHLIVNGKFFGNMTFQEYNSKKAQFVEIIKESFEYLSDKNDIVIIEGAGSPAEINLYDADVANMGFAEIYNIPVILVADIERGGVFASIYGTIMLLPDKWKKLIKGFVINKFRGDVSILKPGIEIIEKKIGILCLGVVPYIENLYIEAEDSLSLEYYDGIKKIISDKNNFTAHGFRQFKSETWKNKNGRFKIGIVYLDSISNFNEFDPLFLDDRFDASFIKNVPVQDADVARYLNEFDIIIIPGTKSTIPDLKKIKKNGLFNCIKNYRHNSDSIIVGICGGFQMMGKDINDPMRLESQESSIEGFGFFDMETVIKKEKILFNRKYKINNKLDFFTDKRYEEIVLDGYEIHNGVSSFTFNTAGVKETNIVTEEIFSDFTGKGIISISRDSGNILIGTYVHGLFENDIFRNIIVSALVKKKINDKNDKNCRNKCDKNLIINENTVRHHDFHYKKVKNYNFELLADVLEKNINMTSIESIF; encoded by the coding sequence ATGAGCGCTAAATATTTTATGATTCAGGGAACATCAAGTTCCGCCGGTAAAAGTTCTATAACGGCGGGTTTTTTGCGTTATTTTGCAAATAAAGGTTTGAACTGTTCGCCTTTTAAGCCTCAAAATATGTCTTTAAACAGCTATGTGACGGATGACGGCTTTGAAATTGCGCGTTCTCAGTCTATGCAGGCTGAAGCAGCCGGCATAAAACCCACAAAGTTTATGAACCCTATCTTAATAAAACCTTCTGAAAATAACCTGATGCATTTGATTGTAAACGGAAAATTTTTCGGCAATATGACTTTTCAGGAGTATAATTCTAAAAAAGCTCAATTTGTCGAAATAATTAAAGAAAGTTTTGAATACCTGTCAGATAAAAATGATATTGTAATTATTGAAGGAGCAGGCAGTCCCGCAGAAATAAATCTTTATGACGCCGATGTCGCGAATATGGGTTTTGCCGAGATTTATAATATCCCCGTGATACTCGTAGCGGATATAGAACGCGGAGGCGTATTCGCGTCTATTTACGGTACTATAATGCTTTTACCGGATAAATGGAAAAAATTAATAAAAGGATTTGTTATTAATAAATTCAGAGGAGACGTATCAATTCTTAAACCGGGGATTGAAATAATAGAAAAAAAAATAGGTATTTTATGTTTAGGAGTTGTGCCGTATATAGAGAATTTATATATAGAAGCTGAAGACAGCCTGAGTTTGGAATACTACGACGGAATTAAAAAAATAATATCCGATAAGAATAATTTTACAGCTCACGGATTCAGACAATTTAAATCTGAAACTTGGAAAAATAAGAACGGCAGGTTTAAAATCGGAATAGTGTATTTAGACAGTATTTCAAATTTTAATGAATTTGACCCTCTTTTTCTTGATGATAGATTTGACGCGTCTTTTATTAAAAATGTACCCGTGCAGGATGCCGATGTAGCAAGATATTTAAACGAATTTGATATAATTATTATCCCCGGAACAAAATCTACTATTCCAGATTTAAAAAAAATTAAAAAAAATGGGTTATTTAACTGCATTAAAAATTATCGTCATAACTCAGACAGTATTATAGTTGGTATATGCGGCGGCTTCCAAATGATGGGAAAGGACATAAATGACCCTATGCGGCTGGAATCTCAAGAATCAAGTATCGAAGGCTTCGGCTTTTTTGATATGGAAACCGTAATAAAAAAAGAAAAAATACTTTTTAACCGGAAGTATAAAATAAATAATAAATTAGATTTTTTTACAGATAAACGCTATGAAGAGATAGTGCTTGACGGCTATGAAATACATAACGGGGTGTCGTCTTTCACCTTCAATACTGCCGGCGTAAAAGAAACGAATATCGTAACGGAAGAAATATTCAGTGATTTTACAGGAAAAGGAATTATATCTATATCTCGAGATAGCGGCAATATTTTAATAGGAACTTATGTGCATGGTTTGTTTGAAAATGATATATTCAGAAATATTATAGTTTCCGCTCTGGTAAAAAAGAAAATAAATGATAAAAATGATAAAAATTGCAGAAATAAATGTGATAAAAATTTAATTATTAATGAAAATACCGTCCGGCACCATGATTTCCATTATAAAAAAGTTAAAAATTATAATTTTGAATTATTAGCAGATGTCTTAGAAAAAAATATAAATATGACTTCGATTGAATCAATATTCTAA
- a CDS encoding HD domain-containing protein: MVEFPEIAYFMSKDLLSKNSKEDVYEKIAITASKFIKSDLITIFVVNDELTKPGGPELSDKIDCVKYYKKNQFIKEDFTLNIGESIIGSVIENGEPIVIKDFKENLTDAYYEVEKQFSGMTSLLSIPIFAGPLVLGALNIYSENIYEFSEQDEEIGNFIALIGGIFIYNSTLFENANFLYLNQKQQNEKIGTLLSVSNLVSSSLDLSNILSLSADKLIEFTGVSAAAVYFVDKEENKFCYEFFNCSKPECELYNSTLQCYTSPNFQCAHINEISNLCKCEKSDIILSKCTECPYFRSLRLKLLKLYIREQGKTREAESIVDNRNFSRNDVEEATTYAFGKTENVDGKPAPPPQFITLPSSFVAGEELCLNCLKIFKPVIRNLNENIFERAGIISSFEVDNYDNNYNKNGAASAYCNKNNGSKNIYKKESRKEKNDKSFKDLFELCEIIIPLKTEKNFIGFIFLLNENSLENENLQKEDNHGEHKKKYANNKPNNAAGLIDSLDFLSAVSDIIAVALSNAESLNAVEEAHFETINSMSEAIEARDEYTKNHGDRLVEYATLIASKLGLSETAIRDIKYGAVLHDVGKIGIRDSVLNKQGKLTDEEYEEIKKHPEIGFNLLKKIKFLAPVANIVLHHQERYDGKGYPEGLRGNSIPVGSRIIAVIDTFDAMTTDRPYRKAMPKEKALLEIKKCSGTQFDPNIVDIFFKVVSEEETALKEQ; encoded by the coding sequence ATGGTAGAATTTCCTGAAATTGCATATTTTATGTCCAAAGATTTATTGTCAAAAAATTCAAAGGAAGATGTTTATGAAAAAATTGCCATAACTGCTTCAAAATTTATAAAAAGCGATTTAATTACAATATTTGTTGTTAATGATGAACTCACTAAACCGGGAGGTCCGGAATTATCGGATAAAATAGATTGCGTAAAATACTATAAAAAAAATCAATTTATAAAAGAAGATTTTACGCTAAATATTGGAGAAAGCATAATCGGTTCCGTTATTGAAAACGGCGAACCCATTGTTATTAAAGATTTTAAAGAAAATTTAACCGATGCTTACTATGAAGTTGAGAAACAGTTTTCAGGAATGACGTCTCTTCTGAGCATACCTATTTTTGCCGGACCGCTTGTGCTGGGAGCTCTTAATATTTATTCTGAAAATATTTACGAATTTTCCGAACAGGATGAAGAAATCGGTAATTTTATCGCCTTGATAGGCGGAATATTTATCTATAATTCTACGTTATTTGAAAATGCAAATTTTTTATATCTTAATCAAAAACAGCAGAATGAAAAAATAGGCACTCTTCTTTCAGTATCCAACTTAGTATCGTCCTCGCTGGATTTATCGAACATTTTAAGCTTAAGCGCAGATAAATTAATAGAATTTACCGGCGTAAGCGCAGCCGCAGTATATTTTGTGGATAAAGAAGAGAATAAATTTTGCTATGAATTTTTTAATTGCAGTAAACCGGAATGCGAATTATATAACAGCACACTGCAATGTTACACGTCCCCAAATTTTCAATGCGCGCATATTAACGAAATTTCAAACCTTTGCAAATGCGAAAAATCAGATATAATTCTCTCTAAATGCACTGAATGTCCTTATTTTAGAAGTTTGCGCCTCAAATTATTAAAATTGTATATAAGAGAACAAGGTAAAACACGCGAAGCGGAAAGCATAGTAGATAATAGAAATTTCAGCCGCAATGACGTTGAAGAAGCTACGACGTATGCTTTCGGCAAAACCGAAAATGTTGACGGCAAACCGGCGCCGCCGCCACAATTTATTACTTTGCCGTCCTCATTCGTTGCGGGGGAAGAATTATGTTTAAACTGTCTAAAAATTTTTAAACCCGTCATCAGAAATCTTAATGAAAATATTTTTGAACGCGCAGGAATAATTTCCTCATTCGAAGTCGATAATTATGATAACAATTATAACAAGAACGGCGCAGCATCAGCATACTGCAATAAAAATAACGGCAGTAAAAATATATACAAAAAAGAAAGCAGAAAAGAAAAAAATGATAAATCTTTTAAGGATTTGTTTGAGCTGTGCGAGATAATAATTCCACTTAAAACGGAAAAAAATTTTATTGGATTTATTTTTCTTTTAAATGAGAATAGTCTTGAAAATGAAAACTTGCAAAAAGAAGATAATCACGGCGAGCATAAAAAGAAATATGCAAATAATAAGCCAAACAATGCTGCCGGTTTGATAGACTCCTTAGATTTTTTATCGGCTGTTTCAGACATCATTGCAGTGGCGCTGTCAAATGCCGAAAGTCTTAATGCGGTAGAAGAAGCGCATTTTGAAACTATTAATTCTATGTCCGAAGCGATAGAAGCAAGGGATGAATATACTAAAAACCATGGAGACAGGCTTGTAGAATATGCGACATTAATAGCCTCAAAATTGGGTTTAAGCGAAACTGCTATAAGGGATATAAAATATGGCGCAGTACTGCACGATGTCGGTAAAATCGGTATAAGAGATTCTGTTTTAAATAAACAAGGCAAACTTACCGATGAAGAATATGAAGAAATAAAAAAACATCCTGAAATAGGTTTTAATTTATTAAAAAAGATAAAATTTTTAGCTCCTGTAGCAAATATTGTTCTACATCATCAGGAAAGATACGACGGAAAAGGATACCCTGAGGGATTGCGAGGCAATTCGATACCGGTAGGCTCAAGAATTATAGCTGTTATAGATACTTTTGACGCTATGACCACTGACCGTCCTTATAGAAAAGCTATGCCTAAAGAAAAAGCGCTGCTTGAAATAAAAAAATGTTCAGGGACGCAATTTGACCCGAATATAGTAGATATTTTTTTTAAGGTCGTTTCTGAAGAAGAAACGGCGTTAAAAGAACAATAA
- a CDS encoding DNA polymerase III subunit alpha, with translation MDIAVIKANNENPAAVKVPDAANKAAAALKFAHLHLHSQYSLLDGANKIDDIINKSIEFNMPSVAITDHGNLFGALEFYEKAVKKGVKPIIGCEVYVAPGSRFAKNQNEKHSYHLILLAMNDEGYKNLCKLVSKAYLEGFYYKPRIDKEILQEYNKGLFALSACLKGEIPQKILSGNVEETVKSVQFFSKVFNNDRFYLEVQENGIKEQNIINKVLLELGQKYSIPVVATNDCHYLLKEDYEAHDILLCIQTGKKVDDKDRMRFTTKDLYFKSAHEMYDAFSDYPESVLTNSADLSDKINFNFKLGEFHFPAYKPKKVANISADSANNISSISAVNGDGIPAAENSENMEELFEHDAREGFEERINSKEVYKPRIEEYRQRLEREIDVIKKSKFAGYFLIVSDFIKYSKEHDIPVGPGRGSAAGSLVAYCLKITDIDPIKYDLLFERFLNPERISMPDIDSDFCINGRDEVIKYVAAKYGESNVSQIITFGTMLAKGVIRDTGRALNMPYSDVDKIAKLIPNTLKITLDEAIKEEPKLREMIQNDDKVKKLIEIAKKLEGLTRHASTHAAGVVIANKPLNEYLPLYKGSKDGDVVTTQYTMEGVEKIGLIKFDFLGLKTLTVMKEAINLINEANKNNGIKEEFDIYNIDLADLKTSKLLSSGDTTGVFQLESSGMKELLLKLAPKSLEDIIPLVALYRPGPLGSGMVDDFIKAKNGVKKIKYLHPLLEDILKETYGVILYQEQIMKIAIKLANFSMGDADVLRKGVGKKNAELIEKMRNKFIEGCKNNNIDNSISEKIFSLITKFGEYGFNKSHSAAYALVAYMTAYLKANYPDYFIAALLSSEMSNTDKLAKIINESNQSIIIAPSVNYSTKHFTVLPLKNHPDIKENLIKNASKYAADIVSAAVDLNEKNVIQIGLGAIKNVGDAAIESILSERENGNYKDLLDFCSRVDTRKVNKRTIENLIKSGALDINGYETRRSMLKKLEQVMQEAASIRQKKSSDQFELPLLFNMESDDGHFSSSFNKFNSGWSKGFNEDILSAEDAAAIQYDKKEILAYEKEAIGFYISGHPLDGYEEKISLITDYSISSFIKECVLNASAGDDKNNDGSGSNRDVVKNLNYKQKYNRNDKKKYVLCGIVNQLKVHNTRNNEKMASFVLSDADVSVEVVFFPKNYIKYENIFNTSEPVVISGRVDESSDQISSAASKKDSAVQKNNSSYEDSENSENEYKDSKNFTDDADFDARDYNIKIIGDTIDLLDSYIIKNNKSLKNAQNDNSINKNNNSINDSKNNNNKNINNIDSNKLCVIEISPQNIYDKNKEEFKNFINRLKIGFINCSGTSKVLIKAKNIEIKLNDDILVDIEALRKTDIAQSIRII, from the coding sequence ATGGACATCGCCGTAATTAAAGCTAATAACGAAAACCCTGCCGCAGTAAAGGTTCCAGATGCCGCAAACAAAGCGGCAGCGGCTTTAAAATTTGCGCATCTCCATCTTCATTCGCAGTACAGTCTGCTTGACGGCGCAAATAAAATAGACGATATAATAAATAAATCTATAGAATTTAATATGCCTTCCGTTGCCATTACCGACCACGGCAATTTGTTCGGAGCGCTGGAGTTTTATGAAAAAGCAGTAAAAAAAGGAGTAAAACCTATCATAGGATGCGAAGTATATGTTGCTCCAGGTTCGAGGTTTGCTAAAAATCAGAATGAGAAACATTCTTATCATCTGATTCTTCTTGCCATGAACGACGAAGGATATAAAAACTTATGCAAACTTGTATCAAAAGCTTATTTAGAAGGGTTTTACTATAAACCGCGCATAGACAAGGAAATTTTGCAGGAATATAACAAAGGGCTTTTTGCTTTAAGCGCCTGTCTTAAAGGCGAAATTCCGCAAAAAATTTTATCCGGAAATGTTGAAGAAACCGTTAAAAGCGTTCAATTTTTTTCTAAAGTTTTTAATAACGACAGGTTTTATCTGGAAGTCCAGGAAAATGGAATTAAAGAACAAAATATTATAAATAAAGTACTGCTTGAATTAGGACAGAAATATTCCATACCTGTGGTTGCGACAAACGATTGCCATTATTTATTAAAAGAAGATTATGAGGCTCACGATATTTTATTATGCATACAGACCGGTAAAAAAGTAGATGATAAAGACAGGATGAGATTTACGACCAAAGACCTTTATTTCAAGTCTGCACATGAAATGTATGATGCATTTTCGGATTATCCCGAATCCGTTTTAACAAATTCTGCCGATTTGTCCGATAAAATTAATTTCAATTTCAAATTAGGCGAATTTCATTTTCCGGCTTACAAACCAAAGAAAGTTGCTAATATTAGCGCAGATAGCGCTAATAATATATCATCAATATCGGCTGTTAACGGCGACGGCATTCCTGCTGCTGAAAATAGCGAAAATATGGAAGAATTGTTTGAACATGACGCCAGAGAAGGATTTGAAGAAAGAATAAACAGCAAAGAGGTCTATAAACCGCGCATAGAAGAATACAGACAGAGATTGGAGCGAGAAATAGACGTAATAAAAAAGTCTAAGTTTGCAGGATATTTCTTAATAGTTTCCGATTTTATCAAATATTCAAAAGAACACGATATTCCTGTCGGACCCGGAAGAGGTTCTGCAGCCGGAAGTTTAGTCGCATATTGTTTAAAAATTACAGATATTGACCCGATAAAATACGACTTGCTGTTTGAAAGGTTTTTAAATCCGGAAAGAATAAGTATGCCTGATATAGACAGCGATTTTTGCATTAACGGAAGAGACGAAGTTATAAAATATGTTGCTGCAAAATATGGAGAAAGCAATGTTTCGCAAATAATTACTTTCGGAACAATGCTTGCAAAAGGCGTCATCAGGGATACCGGACGAGCCTTAAATATGCCGTACAGCGACGTGGACAAAATTGCAAAACTAATACCTAATACGCTTAAGATAACTCTTGACGAAGCTATAAAAGAGGAGCCTAAGCTGAGGGAGATGATACAGAACGACGATAAAGTAAAAAAGTTGATTGAAATAGCAAAAAAACTTGAAGGTCTTACCAGGCATGCTTCGACCCATGCCGCAGGCGTTGTTATAGCAAATAAACCGCTTAATGAATATCTGCCTCTGTATAAAGGCTCTAAAGACGGCGATGTTGTTACAACCCAGTATACTATGGAAGGCGTTGAAAAAATAGGTCTTATAAAATTCGACTTCCTAGGTCTTAAAACTTTAACCGTCATGAAAGAAGCTATAAATCTTATTAATGAAGCAAATAAAAATAACGGCATAAAAGAAGAATTTGATATTTATAATATAGATTTAGCAGATTTAAAAACATCTAAACTTCTTTCAAGCGGTGATACGACAGGTGTTTTTCAGCTTGAAAGTTCTGGAATGAAAGAATTGCTTTTAAAGCTGGCTCCAAAATCGCTTGAAGATATTATCCCTCTTGTGGCGTTATACAGACCTGGTCCTCTCGGCAGCGGCATGGTTGATGATTTTATTAAAGCTAAAAACGGCGTTAAAAAAATTAAATATCTGCATCCGCTATTAGAGGATATTCTTAAAGAAACATACGGCGTAATATTATATCAGGAACAGATAATGAAGATTGCTATTAAATTAGCTAACTTTTCCATGGGCGACGCCGATGTTTTAAGAAAAGGCGTAGGTAAGAAAAATGCAGAACTTATTGAAAAAATGAGGAACAAATTTATAGAAGGATGCAAAAATAATAATATCGACAATAGCATTTCCGAAAAAATATTTTCGCTTATAACAAAATTCGGAGAATACGGTTTCAATAAATCCCATTCTGCCGCATATGCTCTTGTAGCTTATATGACTGCATATCTTAAGGCTAATTATCCAGATTATTTTATTGCCGCATTGCTTTCAAGCGAAATGTCAAATACGGATAAACTTGCAAAAATAATTAATGAATCTAATCAATCAATAATAATTGCGCCTTCCGTAAATTATTCTACAAAACATTTTACCGTTTTACCGCTGAAGAATCATCCCGATATTAAAGAAAATTTAATTAAAAATGCGTCAAAATATGCCGCAGATATTGTCTCTGCAGCAGTTGATCTAAACGAAAAAAATGTTATACAGATAGGACTGGGAGCAATAAAAAATGTCGGAGACGCGGCTATCGAATCCATTTTATCTGAAAGAGAAAACGGTAACTATAAGGATTTACTTGATTTTTGTTCAAGGGTAGATACCAGAAAAGTTAATAAAAGAACTATAGAAAATCTAATTAAAAGCGGAGCCTTAGATATTAACGGCTATGAAACAAGAAGAAGCATGCTTAAAAAATTGGAACAGGTAATGCAGGAAGCCGCTTCTATTAGACAAAAGAAATCATCTGATCAGTTTGAATTGCCGCTGCTGTTTAATATGGAATCGGATGACGGACATTTTTCTTCTTCATTTAATAAGTTTAATAGCGGTTGGAGCAAAGGGTTTAATGAGGATATCCTATCTGCTGAAGATGCAGCAGCAATTCAGTATGACAAGAAAGAGATTTTAGCTTATGAAAAAGAAGCGATAGGCTTTTATATTTCAGGACATCCTTTAGACGGTTATGAAGAAAAAATAAGTCTTATTACTGATTATTCCATTTCATCTTTTATAAAAGAATGTGTATTAAATGCAAGCGCGGGCGATGATAAAAATAATGACGGCAGCGGGTCTAATCGGGACGTCGTGAAAAATCTGAATTATAAACAAAAATATAATCGAAATGATAAAAAAAAGTATGTTTTATGCGGGATTGTCAATCAGCTGAAGGTGCATAATACTAGAAATAATGAAAAAATGGCGTCATTTGTTTTAAGCGATGCGGATGTATCGGTTGAAGTTGTTTTTTTTCCTAAAAATTATATAAAATATGAAAATATATTCAACACTTCGGAACCGGTGGTTATTTCAGGCAGGGTTGACGAGTCGTCTGACCAGATAAGTTCGGCTGCATCAAAAAAAGATTCTGCCGTGCAAAAAAATAATAGTTCTTATGAAGATAGTGAAAATAGCGAAAATGAATATAAAGATAGCAAAAATTTTACTGACGATGCAGATTTTGACGCGCGCGATTATAATATTAAAATTATCGGGGATACAATCGATTTATTAGACAGTTATATTATTAAAAACAATAAAAGCTTAAAGAATGCGCAAAATGACAATAGTATTAATAAAAATAATAATAGCATTAACGATAGTAAAAATAACAATAATAAAAACATTAATAATATTGACAGCAATAAGCTATGTGTTATTGAAATTTCACCGCAAAATATATATGATAAAAACAAAGAAGAATTTAAAAATTTCATAAATCGGCTAAAAATCGGATTTATAAATTGCAGCGGCACATCAAAGGTTTTAATAAAGGCAAAAAATATCGAGATAAAACTAAATGATGATATATTAGTTGATATAGAAGCTTTGAGAAAAACAGATATTGCGCAAAGCATAAGAATAATCTAA
- a CDS encoding acetyl-CoA carboxylase carboxyltransferase subunit alpha — protein MAAYLLDFEKPIGEIENKIEELKTFNINSTANADEEIKNLELKRDKLINEIFKNLNSWQIAQLSRHPSRPHTLDYIDIITDNFIEMHGDRAFMDDRAVVGGFGFIKKDNAASKPQRVLVVGHQKGRTTKDKMQRNFGMPNPEGYRKAQRLFKLAEKYLIPVVTFIDTPGAYPGLGAEERGQSEAIARSIYTLLNIKVPVIAIIIGEGGSGGALAFGAADKVFMLEYSMYSVISPEGCASILYKDISKTEDAANALKLTSKDLLGLGIIDGIIQEPPGGAHRNKLDAAAGLKNIIIETINDLKNKKPDIIREERIKKWINIDRVNKG, from the coding sequence ATGGCAGCATACTTGTTAGATTTTGAAAAACCGATAGGCGAAATTGAAAATAAGATAGAAGAACTGAAAACATTTAATATCAACAGTACGGCGAATGCGGACGAAGAAATAAAAAACCTTGAACTTAAAAGAGACAAGCTTATAAATGAAATATTTAAAAATTTAAATAGCTGGCAGATTGCTCAGCTTTCTAGGCATCCTTCCAGACCCCACACTTTAGACTATATAGATATTATTACCGATAATTTTATAGAAATGCATGGAGACAGGGCGTTTATGGATGACAGAGCCGTTGTCGGAGGATTCGGATTTATCAAAAAAGACAATGCTGCGTCAAAACCGCAAAGAGTTCTTGTAGTCGGGCATCAAAAAGGAAGAACGACTAAAGATAAAATGCAGAGGAATTTCGGTATGCCTAACCCTGAAGGTTACAGAAAAGCTCAAAGACTTTTTAAACTCGCTGAAAAATATTTAATTCCAGTCGTAACCTTCATAGATACTCCAGGTGCGTACCCGGGACTCGGAGCTGAAGAAAGAGGACAATCTGAAGCTATTGCCCGTTCAATTTACACGCTGCTTAATATAAAAGTGCCCGTCATAGCTATAATAATAGGCGAAGGAGGAAGCGGAGGAGCGCTTGCTTTCGGAGCTGCAGATAAAGTTTTTATGCTCGAATATTCTATGTATTCCGTAATATCTCCCGAGGGATGCGCCTCTATTTTATATAAAGACATATCTAAAACCGAAGACGCCGCAAATGCGCTTAAACTTACCTCTAAAGACTTACTCGGTTTGGGTATTATAGACGGAATAATACAGGAACCTCCGGGCGGAGCGCATAGAAATAAACTTGATGCGGCTGCCGGTTTAAAAAATATAATAATAGAAACTATAAACGATTTAAAAAATAAAAAACCGGATATTATAAGGGAAGAAAGAATTAAAAAATGGATAAACATAGATAGGGTAAATAAAGGCTGA